From Antechinus flavipes isolate AdamAnt ecotype Samford, QLD, Australia chromosome 1, AdamAnt_v2, whole genome shotgun sequence:
TGGAAGCAGTCCTATACCAAGAAAATGATGGTCACGAGGAACAAAGTACATTTACCAGTAGAAGACTTAATGACAGTGAGACTTACCATACCTTAGATAAATTGGAATTCTTGACTTTGAGCTAGGTTGTTgttgaaaaattcaaagactGTGTGGAGCTAAATTCCAATTGTGGACTAAGAATAATACATTGACATATTTTGACAAGTAGAAAGTAAATGCTTCTTGTTATAGATAAGTAGCAGCACTAGCCAACTAAgaattcagcatttattaatagCTAAGAAGACTAATGTAGACAAAGATGCTCTTTTCCAAGGGTCACACTACATCAAAACTACAGTGATATCTAAGGAAAGAGTGTAGGATTATATGTGATTTCCAGATATCTGAGCCATTGTCAAGTTAACGTATAACTAAGATTTTGGGACTTTTCCCACACTGTGTGCCAGTGGCTTATGCGAACTTTGTTTTATTGAACTTTTTTTGCTTGGATTGTCTTTAGAAGACAGCCAGTGAAAGCAGATGGCTGATGGATTATAAGAAGGGATACAAGTCAAGAAACATGGAAGTGAGGTTAAAGGACTTTAAGTTCTATTCACTAGACATTGTGTTATTGTTGAAACAGTAGGAGAAGTTGGACctgtgtaatggaatattatataggACTATTACTAATACTGTACATGGTACTAAAAAGCAAATGGTGTCATCCAGTGCCTATTATTCTATGTCTATCACCATAATGGCTTTGGATGCATAGAtcaagaaagaactctggatgaAGAAAGAGATTTTACTATTTAAGATGAGAGCAGATGATACTAAGAAATGTGagatgaatttattatatacaaagaGCTACCCACTTTTGCCTCATATTTGaagaatataaactatttcaGTTGTACTCTATTGAATCTTTTAGAGCACTGAAATTAGAATACAAAATAGAATAGTCAACATATAGTATTTATAGTACATGCATACAATTCCACAGAAAGAATTaggctatatatattttttaaccatACTTGCTTATATTTGGGCAGGAGTCACATCCATATACTGATTTATGCTTTGGAGTCtcagaagaaggagaaaattcaaACACTTGTAATAAACACAGTTATCAgctgagaggaagaaggaagccTATAAAACTAGGAATGACTTTAGTTTGGAAGAGCTGATGGAAATAAATGACAGTATGATGACCAAATTTGTTATCAAAAGTTTTGCTGAGAAACTTTGACATTCAAGGGGCACACAAGTGTTTACATACCAAATTGTTGAAACACTGGACAACTTAACTGTTTACAGAATTGTTTTAGAGAGTGGCTGGGGCCTGATAGAAACAAGTAATTACAACTACCACTCATTTGTCACAGATTTAGTTGGATTCATTGATGAAGAGAATAGATGCTTACCTCAGTGGACTCTTAGTAAGAAAAAACTGTTTATCAATTATACAAAAATGGTCTGAATTGGACCAGAATGAAATGATGCTTCCAGAGGAGATACAATATATTGTAACTCAACAACTTTGCCTTACTGAAAACGTGGGGAAAAGATTCAACCCAGAGACCAATATCTTTCCTCCCTGGAACTTTATCTATAGAAACTTCTAGAGTCGAGAGATAATCCATAGAGCCTAGAAATGCTGATAGCAGATTAGACTCTCAAAACATTCAGGAATACAGACTTACAGATCTGTGGCAATGGTGATGATTATCATTAATCAGCTTATGTATAGGACCAGAAAGAACAGGAGAATACAAGATAGCTAGATCTGTGAGCAAACTAACCTTTGATGTTATTTGTGAAACTGGAGAAATGATTATACATTTAGCCAGACAAGAATATTAATATTTGCTCATGCAATGAGTGACTTgtttttaactgcttatgtttacttatacatacatgtaatcaCTGTATATTCTGAATAAtgtttctgttttattatattgtttatcTATGTGTTAATATTATACAAGTAGCATAGCAAGTCTATTAGGCATTATTTTgatgcttatttgcatatatACTAATACtcatgcattttttatttttatacaggTCTATCTACATtgttatttctagattttttctacttatgcatatttgtttataTACTATGAATATGCATATTCTACAAGGATATGTCCACGTATAATGTCCTGAATACAACTTAGAGATTGAGTCATTGAAACTGCTTTGCACTGTTCTATGCCTAAAGGATATGAAGCTGTTGTAAACTTAAGGTGATAGTACCATTTGATGATTACCCAGAATCCTGGGATAATTATCcttgttattttaaatgttgATATTTATCCTGATGCTTATGATGTCTATTTGCAGAGATCAAGTATACTTCAAGTGGTTTTCAAAGAGGCTACAAAATGTCTGGCCCTGGGGAAGAATGCAATCTAAATTTGCCATGCTCacagattttttcttttcccaccaAGTCATGCAACCTACCCAGAATTCCTGAAGTTTTTGTGgtctttcttttgctctttgctGGGCTTCAGGGAAGGAAAAGACAACAGAATAGTCAGAGAGGAGAAATACCACAGAGAGCTAATGGGATTATTTCCTCTAGAACACTTTTCTAGGAATTTATTCTGGATTGTTCAATTGTAGGGCAGAGTGATGATGCTGACCGAAGGATGAAAGTATAATAGAGATAGACTCAGAAGATTATAGAGGGCTAGTGAGATGAACATACCTGGTCCCTAAcacttttgttttcctcttctctgCTACTACCTGCCTTTTGTTTAGCAGTCACCCAAAGAATTCCTGTGGTTTTATATTTTCCCTCctaaggggaaggggaaaaacatcattgaggggagaaaaatcaattttgtttCTTATCCATTGAAACTCCAGGAAGCAAGATTTCAGTTGAATTGTCTTCTGATTGCTCATAACATAATGACTAtaaatgtgaactacttgcattgGTAATTATATGcacagagaaaaaataagagggaAGATTACAGCATCCAAGAAAGGATAAACTGTTTCCCTTCAGCGCAAGCTGGAAGGTAGGATGGggaatcaaagagagaaaaagtatgAATTTTATAATCTTGCAGTGTTCGAATGGTACCttagacaaagagagaaagagagagagagagagggactcATTTTTGCTGTAAGTCAGAAGGCCCACTTGTTGGAGAAAATAGTGATTTTTAGTTTGATAGAATTTTAGGGATGATTGGCCTTTTTTGGGTATAATTGCtcaaaagggagagagggataacACTGCAGGTAAAATAATACactttttcatagtggctagacaAATTGACTTGAAAGCATAGAATTTTACTTAAGCAAACAAATAATTGTCcttcaaaataaaataggataTTAATGAATAAATCGATAATCTTCATTCTCTATTTATAGCTATTAATTCAAGTTTTGTCTTTATCCTAGAGATGCTTTAAGTACTCTGAGATAGTCTCAAACTCAGGAATATCTTGATTTGAGTCTGGTACGTGATTAATATATACTGGCTGTATgtccctgggcaaataacttctcTCATTAAGAGACTCAAAGTTGTAAAGCAATTGCCCATATGGACGGTAGGGGGAATTTCCTCACTGGTAGTTCCCTCTGTCAATAAAGTCATAAGTCTgaataaaaacaaggaaaaccCTCTTTTAACCAGAAGGCTTTGAGAACAGAGGTTCTGATTAATTGAATTTTATAGTCACTTCATTTGTTTCAATACTTGTAGAAAATCTTTCCAAGATCCATTAATTTCCTTCCTTGCCTTATGTAAGTAGACAATACTGATTATGACTTCGTCTTTCTTTAATGATCAAAATTTTTGACCTCAAGGGAATAGTACTTAGTTTTAATAGGTTTAAGTTTTAAATGTAATAGGGAAATGGGTTGAATCAAAGTTAATCTTGGGAAACAATCTGGAAGTTGGTTTGAAGTTACTTATAtaagttcattttctttcattttcaacgGTTTCTCTAAACTGAATTGCTAGatgggaaaaaaccaaaaccaaaaccctACTAATTGAGGATTCTAGTTAGTGGGACTTTaatttattaagattttattaaatatgtgtagatttattatgtacatttttacatttgttagGAGTTAGTTCTTTTAATTTAGTAAGCATTGATTATTTAATGGGGTTGAAATGTAGACAGTCTTTTCACTGAATTTCCAATTTAGGAGGTTATTCAACCATCATTACTTCACATTTTTATATTGTGAATTTATGTCGTTCAACAATTCAAATGCCAGCTAATGTCCAAAGTAGGAAAGCTCATTTAGTAAACTCATAAATggtttttttgttggttttaagATAAAGCACTAACTATTGGCTtgtttaaataatgactttatagGTTGATTAGGAATGTTGGAATATGAAACTTTGGCTGAGATGGGCTTACAGTTATCAAATGAAAACGTACTTGTGACATCCTAACTCTATACACAAGTGACCGTAGTAAAGCAGAAGTTGTCAATGAAACAATTAGCTTATTGCTTTGAAATGTAAGTGGGAGGAAAGTTCAGGAATTTGCTAATTGTTCTTCCCTACTGCAGAGAGGTTAGCaataacatttatacaattcaaTATTACAAGTATTAGTCTAcccataaaagaaaatagaaaaatcttcctaaaacattttgctttttttttttttgtaaagggtTTAGGAGgacaatatattataattataggaGGGCAAATATAGTCTCATGCTATAAACTATAACCTAGAATTTGAACAATAATAGATGTTCTTCTTGGACTCAGTTTAAAGGAATTTAGTTATCAGAAAAATTGTAAAGACATCATCGTAGCAAGATCTCAACAATGTCACAAATTCCTAGACTGATGCTAAATTGCCTTGGTCAATACAGTAAACCGTATCTTCATGAATATGAAGTGACTACTACAATGAAAATTACCAATACCAAGATCTCTCCTTTAAATTGGTATTAGATGATGTCAGATTACAGGAAATACATAGGGATATGAATATGTCTGTCTATATTCATATTTGAAGACAATGCTGTTAAAATAAGAGGTTGGGATTCAGCAAGATCTAGTTTCAAACGTTTTTCTGATACTTGCCACCTCTATGAACtttgtaatttaatgtaatttcaaCTCTATGTGGCTTGGGCATCTCCAAAGGGTTTATCTCAAAGTCATAGATGCATATCAATAAAGTTAaagcattattgttattattatattggcTGTCTAGtacccaaatatatatattttcaaaacaattagTGGAACCAATTTTTGATAGATCCCTTTCACCATCAATTTTCTACTTTCTGATTAACAGAAGACTATTCATCTAAAGTAAACATCTTTTCTCATATAACAGTGTTTTCATGACATAATTGTGAATTATTCTTGAATGGATCTTGAAACACTAGTAAGAGCGTTTGCTTCCTACAATGCATATTTAAGTTACTTAAATCTACTAGGCACCCTTAAAATGAGTTCTGATTTTGGCAATAGGGATCATTCAGACAATCAGAAAAGATTAGTACTTTTTGTCAATTTAAAGATGATTATCAGTGAACATCCTTGTTTCTTAAAGTAATTCTATCATCCTCCAAACTCCAAGCttataaaattactatttttaaaccataatgtaatttcatttttctattgtcTCATTAAGGGCTGAACACAAAACATTTTGCTTTTTGCCACTGAGAAGGGGAActgtaaatgaaataatatcctattttgattttaatattagTCACACTTTCACCCCAAATATTGTGGTCTCTTAATAAGAAAGGgacaattaaaatgacaaaaaacaattgtatttgaatataaagaaatgtgaaaaatttgcagaataattttcaatatggtatttttgtaaaaattttttttcaatttgtatttatgtacttttttccttttcaaagacACATTTTAGGAGAGTGGCCTATTTTCAGAAGTAGCTTTGAACCCACAAAGCTGTAATATCccttttcttcattataaatatCAGAATTCAGAAAGCACTTGTTCTTTACTGACTTTTGGAAGTCTGTTTGTAAAAAAGATCAACCTTGGTCTAATAATGGTCTTGTGACTTAACAGTGACTTATGTATATTCTCTGATGATTCTTAAGCAACTTTTTGTGGAACCAATAAAATAAAGAGTAGTTCAAAGATCTTGATTCAAATATTGGGTCTTTCATGAACTAGCTCTGTGTCTGTCGGTAACTTGCtcaatttctctgggtctcagtttcctcatttgtaaaatggtgataaaatCCTTGCTCTATAGATATCTCTCAGGGTTGcaatgaggaacaaatgagataatgtatatgaaaGTTCTTTGATGGGaaagaaatgctatataaatgtaaggtattattattaccacAAACCTCATCTACCCAGAAGATAAGCTATATAACTTTCTTCTGACAAGTTTAGttgctaaaaatgatttttttaaaggaaacaattATCTACTAGAAAACACATCACAATGAAGAATTTTCAATTATTCCACAAGATGTTCTTTTGACTTTGCTGCTGCGATTATGGGGTTCCCATCAATAAGTAAAAGGTCAATGCAACAATGAGAAGCAAGcagaatggagaagagaaggtTTGATAGGCAGCTGATGGCATAAAAATGTCTTCATACTTGTAGATACTGACAACACGCTCTGATGTAGGTGGTGAATCTATGTCATGCCGAGTTATAGATCCTTTGAAAGAAAaggattggaaaaaaacaaaggttttaaaataaaatacctggACAGCCAAGGAACCTTAAAATCTTCAGCGCCAAGTAAACGAGCATCAGCAGCTTGGGTGAAACTCACATCCATGACTGCTTAATAAAGAAATGGAGTCATCACAGAAATTACATGAAACATCTCCTGGatacaacttaaaaaaatgaaagagtctGGTGTCTCATTACTCTCTAACACTTTTCCTCCATCCAGATATCTTCTATGGGACAAATTCTACTGCCTCTCAGTGATTTAGTCATCAGGATAAATTACTCACTACTTTGTGTGGCTAGATTTTAAATTCATCTAGTTTTAGTAATTTAAATGCTTCATCATTTAAATTTGGCATCATTCATGGATCCTTAGAACACAAAAAGTTGGACAGCCAGAcctcaaaggttaaaaaaaaaggtaaaaataaaattagataattttacTGACTCTGCTAAAGTGCATGCGAGTgacttattttctgttttcatcttagTGTTTTGTACTATTTACACTCCCATCATTACATTCTTCAGGCAATTCCCAAAGTGAAGTTGAGTTTTGGACCTATAAATGTATAAATGCATAAAAGTATACTAAGAGAATcgtttttaggaaaaaaaagtttctatgtGGCTTGTCTCCTTATACTTGGCATAGAATTTACCCAAAATTGATAATAATTTGTCACTTTTAAGAAGAATATTGACAACTTTCTCCCAACgacaattttaaaagatagaaactCTCAATCATGGACTCTATGGCAGTCTCTTCTTCTCATATAAATTTGCTCTTAACATTGGCAGGCTATAAATAGAAGACCTCACTGTACTGGAATTGGATATTGAAGGTTCCATGTGCTGGATTATCCTTTTCCATACTTTCTTTCTTATGGACACCCTAGGGTTGATGAACCACAAACGCTAACATACGTGGGGGAGCATTAGCCTATGACCATAGAGCTTGTGGACAAGAAGAAAATCTTTaggaaacaatatatttttgAGGGATTTTGGGGGAGAGGATAGGAAGGAATAACAGACATTGGATgagttatatttttataagttgcTGTCTACCTTTTCTCTGTGACCAAATGGGGAAAGAAGGTGAGAAGATTATGGCCAACACTATCTTGTGaatctttttatagaataatgaaCTTGAGATGCAGCCCATTCCAGTACATGACTCAGAGATATAgtttattaagatttttaaatatttttttttgccatagatATATGGATATCTTATGACAACAGCCTTCTAGTTGGTCTGCTGTCTCCAGTTTCTACCTATAGGACACCCTACTTACAAGTGTTCCTTATGCCTATAATGCCTTTATTTATCACGGTTCATGGCAGATGGTCCTGGCTGATCCCTGCAAAGCATATCCATAATCTGTAATAGATGCTCATGTGGTAGGCAAGAGATGCATGAAGGTTGCATCAAACAGTGCAATATAACACAGATAAATGTCAAGTTCTGAATTAAAGTTTGGAAAATCAGTTGCCCAAGTATAAGATGGAGGAAATTTAGCTAGACTGAagttcacatgaaaaaaaatggggattcagttatttttatatttagttattttagtTACATTTAgttatatttagtattttagtTAGCTACAAACTTGTTAGAATCATTGAGATCTGGCTGTTAAGATGCCCAGATGTGGAATATTAAAATGGCGGGGAAGCCAAATTTACTAGCAATCATCAATAGAGAAAGGTCTGGCTAAGTAAAGAGAAGAGAACTAAGGAGTCAGAGCCACAGTCAAGTGCCAAAATTCTGAGTCCATAGTATGGTGCCAAGAAGAGGTGATGAGCTtggacaaataaaacaaaagggggAATTGGGAATCAAAAGTGGCTTTGATCCCCATGAAAAAAGACAGGATCTTTCAGGATAGATCACAGTCAAGATCACCTGGTCAAATGGTTGACAAACTCCTTTGATCAAGGTATGTAGCCCTTCTAAATTCCTTGCCTTAAAGGAACAATGGCTCTGAGAAGGTGGGATCAGGGtccatgttttatatttctttagtaACCTCTATTCTTCAACACCTAGTAGGAGCTTGGTAATGacttgagtatttttttttttaaataaccactTTATGGTGTTGAATTTCATTAATAACTATCTACTTACCTTGAATTGCTGGTCCCCAAGCAAATAAGTAATACCAGCTCAAATGAAGATCCACTATCGTTTCATCTCTGGGAACATTCACGGGGCGCTTAAATCGGCAGGTCACACGATTATTTTCAaagattccttcttcatctctggcAGGGTTTCTCTGGATCTCTTTGGCCCACTGGCCAACATTGTAAAAATGTTGTATACGGACTCGGCCATTATCATCATGAACACAGGCCATGACATCATCACCACCctaaaaccaaaataatttaaggagaaaaaaagtcaaagatgTACCTTTTGAAAGATCTTTCCCAAAGAAATTTCAACTAGGAACATAATTGCCCATTCACACCTAATCCTAGgtaagaagaaaatatagaattgagACAACCCCTTtgtcatattttttccccttgatctttGGTTCAAGCAAGGTTGGTAATGTTAATTATCCCTTAAAATACCATAGACAAATAACTCAATAAGAGCTGATGGGATGGTTATAATTTATGTGATCATTATATTAGAGGATCAtaattagagttggaagagacctcataGACTGGCTAATCAAAGCACTCATTTTATGGACAAGAAAACTGACTAAAGAGATGATGTGATTTGCCTGAGAAAATATAGTAAGTAGATGAGCTAGAACTTAAAACCATTCATGACTCTGTgttaaaatccttttcttttacaCAAAAACTATCTAAAAATTTTAAGTAAccagaaagaactaaaaaaatgtACTAGCACTTGaataattgaaatgaaaaaatatttattgaacttctCATGTACCAAGTaagggaagatcaaatgagaaaatgtatataaaataaatgctttacaaatattagagtATGATATAAATATGTTACTATAATTATTGATAAAATGAAGCTCCTtagtcatctctctctctctttttctgtctctctgtctctgtctctatgtctttctctctctctctgtgtctctatgtctctctctctctctttctctttctctgtcagtctctgtctcatACACAGAGTCCtttttattatcaataatttattaagcacttatgtgtcATATAATGTGCTAAACTATGAGGATGTAAAGAAGGAGCAAAAAGCTGACTCTTCTCAAAATGTCTTACTCCTTAAGTCAGCAGTTGAAGACTCTCAGCTCCTAACTTTGCTTTACTGAGATAAACACAACATAAAAGAGGCAATAAGAGCAATAAAGTGTCAAGGTTTAAGATGTGATCTTGTCAACCAAGGGCTATTAAAACATCTGCTTAGGTGACAAGGTATTGCCttgctaagaaaattctaaaaaagatCAATTTGAAGGGGTGGGGAACCTCAACAAatgaacagcaaaaaaaaattatgcaacaAGTGACAAACTGTACATTTAATAGTGGGAAATGAAGTCTGGGCCACACagtcataatttcaaattacaaAGCTTTCAATAATATAATGCATCAAGCTTCCAGCTCTGGTTTCCAACTTACCATTTTCTTGTCTGAAGAAAATCCAACCGCCACCCAGCCATCAGTGTCAGCACTTAACTCAAATTCTACATCAGCTCCTATCATGCGGTAACTAAGGAAATAATCACAAGTTTCTGCAGTACATCCTGGTTTCCCATACCTAGAAGACATAAGAAAATAGGTCTTATTTCTTCTAAAATCTTGAACATAAACATTCCCCTTTACCTGCCCATCTGTGGTTGGGGTATTTACTGactttagtattttaaaaatctatacttTTGTCTACATGTTCTCTTTCACCAATGTAGATTGTAATACTTATGTAATTTCATGGCtaggcaaaattttaaaattttattttactgttgcCTTTCATTTTCACTTTACATTGATTTCCAAACAAATACCTCCCTACTCTTCTACCTAGTG
This genomic window contains:
- the FRRS1L gene encoding DOMON domain-containing protein FRRS1L; the protein is MLQLPLLPLLHCLGCSAWLLLLAGPIASSASPADDSGRRGDTSSSGGDEVQRQPHDSSYGTFASEFYDLRYLSEEGYPFPTAPPVDPFAKIKVDDCGKTKGCFRYGKPGCTAETCDYFLSYRMIGADVEFELSADTDGWVAVGFSSDKKMGGDDVMACVHDDNGRVRIQHFYNVGQWAKEIQRNPARDEEGIFENNRVTCRFKRPVNVPRDETIVDLHLSWYYLFAWGPAIQGSITRHDIDSPPTSERVVSIYKYEDIFMPSAAYQTFSSPFCLLLIVALTFYLLMGTP